The DNA sequence AGGAACTTTTCCGCCATAGATTCGATAGGGTGCGTAGTTTCGGGAATAATTTGCCTTGGATCGGTAGAGGCTAACTCTAGCCATCCTGCGACAATCGTTTGGCCGTCGATTCCAGTCGTCTCGCGACGATACGATAGTGAAATCTCTCGGGTCATGTCGAACCTCCCCTAAACCACGCATAGTTTATAGGTATTATTATAGCAAATTATATCTAATTTGTCAATATTTTATTAATTTTTATATCTTATAAATCGTGTGAGCCAAACAGTGATCGAACAATATCTGTCATAGTGACGAGTCCGACAACTTTGCCGTCTTTTTCAACCAACAGTACTGAACTGTGGTATTCTGCCATTTGTTTGAGAGCCGCCTCGAGCGGTGCGGTTTGATCGACCGGCGGCGGCGCTTTGCGGATGACGTCGGCGAGCACTTTTTCATGTTGGTCGATCGGCAAGACGTCATCGAGATAGAGAAATCCTACAGTGTGATCGATGCTGTTATTGATAACCGGGAAGATCTTGTAGCCAGACGAAAACAGTTCGTCGAGCAGTTTCGGAGTCAAATGATCGCGACTATGGATAAAACCGATATTGGCGCGCGGCGTCATGACCGATTTGACCGCTTTATCTTTGAAATCGATCGTATTTTTAATCAGGTCTTTGGTGTCGTCGTCGAGAAAATCACCATTATGGATAAGGTGCATCAGCTCGGCCTCGGAACCAATATGCGGCTCGTCGCTGGCGATAACGAGCTTGCTCAGGATGCCGGTCCAGGCAAAATAGCGATTGAAAAAGTCGAGATGACTACCGATGAGTGACGCCGCAACGCCGTGGAGCATGCGCCCCAGGAGCCATGACAGGAGGATTGCGCCAAATGCAATAGCCCCACCACCCCATAATCCCCAGGCGTTGACCGACAGACCAGTTAATAAGATTGCGACGACTAGCGCCAACGCATGAACGAGAATCGATAATCCTGGATAGAGATCCAAAAAACGTGCTAATTGGCGGTATTTTTTATTGTGTTCAGCCAAGTTATTGATTTCAAAACGCGACTGTCCTGCCTGAAATCGGAACGCTAGCAAGCAAACTAGAACGAGTCCAGTTAGCGATATCAGCAGAATATCCATACCTAATAGTATAGCATAATAACGATACGGAAATAACAGAGCAGCGGCTTGACGGGAACACCTCCTCGCGAGTATCATGAAAGGATAAAACGAGGGGGAATATGGACAAAATCATCATTGTTGTCGGCGCCGTTATTGTAACCAGCTTTATTCTATGGTGGTTCTTTGGAAAACGCAAAACAACTGAAACGGAGGCAAATATGTCAGATCATAGCCAAGAAGTAACCGTGACGGTAAAGGGCGGCTATACGCCAAATACGGTCGTGCTAAAACAAGGTGTGCCGGCCAAGATTGTCTTTGACCGCAAAGACCCGTCAGGCTGTTTTAATGAGGTGGTATTTCCAGATTTTGGCATCCATGAAACATTGCCAGTTAATGAGTCCTACCCGATCGAGATCGATACGAGCAAACCAGGCGAATACCAGTACGCCTGCGGCATGAACATGTTCCACGGCAAGGTGGTGATCAAATAAATGAGCGTTAAAAGTCGCTTTGTTATTTCGCTACTATGCTCTCTGCCGATGGCGTTCGAGATGATGGCGCGTCCGCTGTTTGGCTGGGAGCTGCCGGGTCATACCTATACGATGTTTGCCTTGACGACAGTCGTCATGATAATCGGTGCGTGGCCATTTATTCGTACAGCGATGGCGGCCTTTCGCAATCACCATGCCAACATGGATACGCTGATTGCCATCGGCACGTCAACTGCCTATATCTATAGCATGTACGCCATGCTGAATCACCAACCGGTGTTTTTTGAAGTGGCAGCGTTCGTGATCACTTTTATTTTATTAGGCCAACTGTTCGAGGAGATGACCAAAGGTCGCGCTAATAGTGCGATCGAAAAATTACTGGTCTTGCAAGCCAAAGATGCCGAAGTGTTGCGTGGTGGCAAGTTAGTTCAGATTCCGCTCACGGAGATTGTAGTTGGTGACATTGTGCAGGTCAAGCCCGGACAAAAGATCGCGGTGGACGGCGTCATCGTCGAGGGCTCATCGACGATCGACGAGGCAATGGTGACCGGAGAGAGTCTGCCAGTTAGCAAAAAAGTAGGTGATACCGTGATCGGTTCGACCATCAACAAAACTGGCATGTTCATGTTCCAGGCAACCAAGGTTGGTCATGACACCTTGCTAGCTCAGATTGTTGAGCTGGTGAAAAAGGCTCAGGTCAGCCGCGCGCCAATCCAGAAAACGGTCGATACCATCTCGAATATTTTTGTGCCTACCGTTCTCATTATCGCTATCCTCACGTTTGTCGTTTGGCACGTATTGTTGGATGCGGATATTGCGACTGCTATGCTGTATGCGGTCGCGGTCATTATTATTGCCTGCCCGTGCGCATTAGGCTTGGCGACACCAACGGCGCTGATGGTCGGGACGGGTCGCGGGGCAAAAATGGGCATTATCATTAAAAATGGCGAGGTTCTCGAGGCCGCTCATGACATCCAGACCGTTATATTTGATAAAACTGGCACAATTACCCTTGGTAAACCAGTTGTAACTGATGTTGTTGGTGATGAAAAAGCAGTTTTGCAGCTAGCGGCCAGCCTAGAGCACGCATCGGAGCATCCACTGGCAGCAGCGATTTTGGATAAAGCTAGCGAGCTAGGTATCGAACCTAAAAAGGTGACTAAATTCCGAGCGCTCGAGGGCCGAGGTGTGAGTGCGGAGATAGACGGCGCGCTGACCTTTATCGGCAATGGGACATTGCTCCCAGGCAAACTTGACACCACATTAGAAAAGGAAATGCAGCGTCTACAGGATGAGGCAAAAACCGTCGTCATTGTTGGCAGCAAAAACAAAGCCACTGGTCTGATCGCCATCCAGGACACGCCAAAAGATACGTCGACTGCAGCGATCGCTACGCTCAAAAAACGAGGATATCACACCATTATGATCACGGGCGACAATGAACGCGTGGCGCGAGCTATCGCCGACCAGGTTGGTATCAACGAAGTAGTTGCCGAGGTTCTGCCGAGCGACAAAGCTGACCATGTAGCGTCGCTACAATCCCGCGGCAAAGTGGCATTCGTGGGTGACGGTATCAACGATGCACCGGCCCTAGCGGCGGCAGATCTCGGCATTGCTATGGGTTCCGGTACGGATATAGCGATTGAATCCGGCGGTATCGTGCTAGTCAAAAATGACCTGCGAGACATCGTGACGGCACTCGCTCTCAGTCAAAAGACATTTAATCGCATCAAACTCAACCTGTTCTGGGCGTTTATCTACAATGTTATCGGTATACCGATCGCTGCCGGGGTGTTCGTTTGGGTAGGGCTCAAACTCAGTCCAGAGCTGGCTGGCCTAGCCATGGCATTTAGTTCGGTATCGGTCGTCTCGAGCTCGTTACTGCTCAATCGGGTGAAACTGTAAATTCATAAATAAAGAACTGCCCTCAAAAGGCAGTTTTTCTATTTAATTCAGATTTTGGAGGGCCCACCGGGACTTGAACCCGGGACACCAAGCTTAAGAGGCTCGTGCTCTAACCAACTGAGCTATAGGCCCGTAACCAGCCTAGATTATACACTAGACTGGGTGTAATTTCAATCTCTGTTGCGCTGTCGGATCAATCTGTTACAATAGATATGTTGCGCACCCGTAGCTCAGCGGATTAGAGTACTTGGCTTCGAACCAAGTGGTCGCAGGTTCGAATCCTGCCGGGTGTACCAGAAATTATTTCAGATAGGTATTTCCCCAATGACAAAGATATTAAATGGCCGTGATTTAGCTGATTTCATAAAGGAGCGTCAAGCCCACCAGGTGCGCGGGTTGATTCAGCATGACCATGTTCGTCCTAAACTAGCCATTATTCAAACGATCGATAATCCCGTGATTGATACCTATGTTCGACTGAAAAAGGCCTACGGCGCGGATATTTTGATTGATGTCGATGTGCATAAAATCCCTCAGTCCGAGGCGATAGCGTTAGTGGCGCGGCTCAACCAAGACGACACAGTGCATGGCATCATTATTCAATTACCACTAGAAAACCCAGAGGAAACGAGTCAGATCGTTGATGCGGTCGATCCAGCCAAAGATGTCGATGGTCTGGGCGCGGGTGCGATCCTAGATCCAGCGACGCCGATGGCGATCAATTGGTTGCTGGCTGGGTATAATGTAGAATTACGCGGTAAAAACATTGTCATTGTTGGCAACGGTCGTCTCGTTGGAGCGCCGCTGGCGCGCATGTGGCGTAATAGTAATTTAGCAGTTACAGTACTCGATTCTAGTAGCAACGATCCGGAACAAATCAAGGACGCTGATGTGATCGTGGCGGCAACTGGTGTGCCTGGTTTAATCAAAAGTGATGATGTCAAAACAGGCGCGGTCGTCATAGACGCTGGCACCGCCTCCGAACAGGGGAAAATTGTCGGTGACGTCGATCCTGAGTTGCGCGACAGGTCAGATATTACGATTACGCCCGAAAAGGGCGGCGTTGGGCCGCTCACCATCACGGCACTATTTGATAATGTAATTCGTGCGGCTAGATCGACGGTCAAAGACTAATCGGCAGTTGGGGCAATCCCGAGGATGTTTTTGATTTGCTCGACGACTTGGCGTGGCGTCAGGTCGGCTTTGACGATATAGTGTTCAACACCTAGGGCATCCAGTTCACGCGGGGCTTCTTGTTGGCCTATATTCGTTAGGATAATAACCGGAATATCTTGTCCACCTGGTAATGCCCTAATATTGCGCAGGGCAGTAGCGCCGTCCATTTCGGGCAGTTGAATGTCTAATAGAATAATGTCAGGCTGGTGGGCTGCGACCATAGGAACGCCGTCCTTGCCGTTGGCTGCGACGTTAACGTCGAACCCTTCGGACTCGAGTTTCATGCGGTACATTTGGGCTATCATCAAATCGTCTTCGACAATGGCAATCCTTGTTATAGTGCTCATGCCCATTAGTATACCAGATCTAATTATTTAGTTATAGCGATGATGCCTTGAATGACGAGGAACAAGACCGCCGCAACGATCAATGTCGTGATTGAAACAGTTCGCAAAAACTTTTTATGATCATGGATCCATTGGCCAAAATCACTGCGAACGACAGCTTCAACTTTGTGGACTCTGACCGTATTATCGGTCTTTGCGGCGCCCGAATACTTTTTGTTACGTTTCTTTGACGTTTTTCCCATAAAACTATTTTACCACAAACCGAGTGTATGGTATAATATCGGACGGACTCTCCGCGGTCTCATCGTCTAACGGTTAGGACACCAGGTTTTCATCCTGGCAATCGGGGTTCGATTCCCCGTGAGATCACCAGAGTTTATAGAAAAATTTATTTTTTAAGGAAAGGCTCTCATGTCAAACAAACTAACTATGAAAAATACCAAGATCTTGGCTACCATTGGGCCGGCTGTTGATAGCCAGGAAAAAATCGCAGCTCTGATCGATGCCGGTGTCAATGGCTGCCGTATGAACTTTAGCCACGGCAACCCCGAAGAGCGCAATATGCAGTTCCAATGGATTCGTGAATATTCTGCCAAAGTTGGCAAGCACGTCGCGATTCTGCAGGATTTGCAAGGGCCAAAGATTCGCATCGGTCAATTAAAGGACGATATGCAATTTGATATCGAGGCTGGTGATGAAATCGGTTTGACCTATGGTATCGAACATGACGGCGGCAATAATCTGCCTTCACAGTTCGATCTGAGCCAAGGCGCCAAACCTGGCGAGAGGATTTATTTGTTTGATGGTAGAATCAAAACCATTGTTGAACGCATCGAAGGTGCAACGGTCTGGGTCAGAGCTGAAAATAGCGGCTACGTGATTAGCCGAAAATCTATTAATTTGCCCGATACCAATTTCGATCAGGGTCAGATTTTAACCGAAAAAGACATTGCCGACCTCGAATGGGGTGCTGACAAAGATTTTGATTACCTAGCAGTGAGCTTTATCCACAAAGCCTCTGATCTCGATTATATCCGTCAAATAATGGCTGATCGTGGTATCGATCGTCCGTTGATTACGAAACTCGAGACTAAAATGGGTGCTGATCCAGATAATCTAGAAGACATCGTAAAGAAATCTGATGGCGTTATGGTGGCTCGCGGTGATCTATCGACCGAAGCCGGTCTAGAGGTTGTTCCGGTTGTCCAGCGCAAGATTATTGCCTTGTGCCAAAAACACTGCAAGCTCAGTATTGTTGCGACCCAGATGATGGCTAGCATGGTGGATAATCCAGAGCCAACCCGTGCCGAGGTGAGCGATGTTGCGACGGCTGCGATCGAGGGTGCTGATGTCGTCATGTTATCAGAGGAAACTGCTATGGGTCATTACCCAATCGAGGCAGTCCAGGCTATGAAGAAGACGATTCTCTACGCCCAGGAACATCTACCGGTCAATCCACTGTATGTTCGCGAAGGTAGTGACGTGTATCGTGATTCAATCGCTGAATCGGCAGTTATGATGGCCCAGCGAACCGAGGCTGACGCGATCGTTGTTGAGACTTCGTCTGGCAAAATGGCTAGAAATATCGCTATTCATCGTCCAAAATGTCCGATTTTGGCAGTTGCTCCGAGTGATCGTGTCGCTAACCAGACCTCATTACTCTATGCGACGCATGGTTTTTATGGCCAAGCTGGCGAGGGTGTCGCGGTGGCGCAGAGATTATTTGACGAAGGATTCTTTGGTAAAGACCCTGCAACCATTATTGTTGTTAGGCGTTCGCCAGAGACTGCTCAGTCATCAATCGCTAACACGATACAGCTACAGGTTTTAGGTGCTCAATAAATAGCTAAAATTACCATAAACTGATACAATAAACATATAATTCGGAAAGGTATAGGTGGGAATAACATTTCCTTATAAAACGGTGCGTGACGTCGATGTTCAGGGCAAACAAATCCTGATGCGTGTTGACTATAATGTGCCACTCGGCAAAGATGGCTCGATAGCTGATGATTTTCGTATTACCGCGAGTCTGCCGACGATTCGCTATCTGTTGAAACGGGGTGCCAGGTTAGTTTTGATGTCGCATCTAGGTCGTCCGGATGGTCAGGTAAAACCGGAGTTCAGTCTGGAGTCGGTAGCCGCTAATTTGTCTCATCAATTAGATCGACCAGTTAAATTTGTGTCTGATTGTGTCGGTGATGTGGCGAGCGTTGCGACGAAAAACATGGCAGCTGGCGACGTAGTGTTACTCGAAAACCTCCGCTTTCATGCTGAGGAAGAGACCAACGATCGTACTTTTGCCGCAGATCTAGCGAAGAGTTCGCATGCGAGCTTGTTCGTTCAGGATGGCTTTGGTGTCGTGCATCGGGCGCATGCTTCGACCGCTGCGATTACGGAGTTTTTGCCGAGTGTTTCTGGGCTGTTGCTCGAAAGGGAATATCTGGAAATCGAGAAAGCCATCAAGGATCCGAATCGCCCCTTGACTGCAGTTTTGGGTGGCGCGAAAATTAGCGACAAGATCCCGCTCGTTAAAAAATTCGTCGAGATTGCTGATACCATTGTCGTGGGCGGTGCTATGGCGAGCAATTTTTTGAAATATCTCGGTTATAACGTGGCTGATAGTTTGGTCGAGCCGGATGTCGACAATGTAGTAAAAGATATTCTAGATGCTGCGCATAGTAAGTTTGGGGCTGAATTTCATCAACGATTTATTTTGCCAATTGATGTAGCAGTGGCGGAACATGGTGATGAAAATGAACCTAGGCTAGAGATGCCTGTTGATGCTGTACATGGCGACATGAAGATTCTTGATATAGGCGCAAAAACCATTGACCGAATCAGTCTCGCAGCAGTCGAATCAGGTACAGTGATTTGGAATGGAACACTTGGCGTGGCTGAGCGGGCAAATTTCGCGCATGGCTCGGCTCGTTTAGCGCTAGCACTCGCCACGCACCCTCACATCGTGAGTATTATCGGTGGCGGCGATACAGCTGATTTTGTCCGTAGCTGGGATGCTCTAAAAGGTGGCTCATTTACCCATGTCTCAACGGGCGGTGGCGCTAGTCTCGAATTGATGTCTGGTGATACCTTGCCTGGTATCGCGGCACTGTTGCCGAAATAAGGTCAGTAGATCTGTAGACAAGCAAGCATGACAGTCGTGACGGAGCGAAAGCTCAACGTCGTTATAGGTATAGCTAGGGGGAGGAGAAGCGGCCGAAGCCGAGGCTGGGTGAGATGTTCTAGGAAACCGACGATGGTCTCCGTTTGTCTCGCCCAGCCTGGCTGGTCGGCTGTTCAGGTGTTCGCTGCGCTCCAGCGAGCCACCTCGTTGAATGCGACGGCCTCCAGAGCGTGGAGGTTAGTTCCGGCCGAAGGCCGCAGTACGACCCTTGCTGTGTTGTCGTCGAGCACGCTGAGCGACTCCCCGGACAGTACCTCGAACAGGTGCCCACCGCATTCCTCGGCCTTCGGACCGACGACTGTGACGAGCAAAAATCGCCCGTTGTCATCGGCCTTGTACTCATACTGGGAGTAGCTGACACTCATGTATTCCTCTTCTTCAGTCGAGCGACATGCGGTTGGCGCCGTACCACAGTGCCACGGTGCTGAGGACGAACTTCTCGAATTGTTCGAGGCTCGTCTTGGGCGTCAGTCGGAACGTGACCTGGTAGGTGTCATCACCGAGCTTGGTGATGTCGGCCGTTGCATGCCGGTAGTACCGACCGGCGGTGACCTGTGCCGTCAAGTGCGCGGTCAGCTTGAGGCTGTCCGCACCACTGGCGGAAGCGACCAGATTGCCCTCGTCATTCAGATACAGGCCGATGCCTCGGATCGACTTGGTGGTGGTTGAATCGGACATGAACCCTCCTCGGGGTAGTTGTAACCTAGCTGGCATACTTGCTTGTCTTGTCAAAATGCGGCAAGCGGGCGTAGTGATACATAGCTAGTCTTGCTAATAGTTAATTTTATATTAATATGAGGTATTTGTCAATACTAGGGCGATCAGTGCTAGAATAGTAGCTATGAATCTGGCGACGAAATTATCAGCTATTCGTGGTGTTGGACCGAAAACAGCAGAGCAGCTAGAGGCGGCTGGGCTCGTTACCGTCGATGACCTGTTGAATTTTTTGCCTCGGCGACACGAAGACTTTTCAGAAGTTGTCTCAATTGCGGATCTCAGGCCTGGCAAAGTGACCATCAAAGTTCGCTGCGAATCAGTCCAGACAAAGTTTGTGCGACGTGGTATGCGGGTGACGACGGCAGTTCTAACTGATACTACCGGCAAGGTTCAGGCGGTGTGGTTCAACCAACCATACCGCGAAAAACAGTTATCAGGCGCCGGCGAATTTTATGTCAGCGGTGAGTTTGGCTTGCAGCGCGGGCGGTATCAGCTGACTGCGCCATCAGTTGAACTAGTCAAAGACCTTCCTGTTCAAACCGGTAGAGTGTTACCGGTCTATTCGCAACCGCGAGGTATCAAAACGACATTATTTAGAAAGATTTTATCTGAACTCCGGCCGCTCATCATGATGCTACCGGAAACGTTGCCGCCGGAAATAGTAACTAGCGAACGTTTAGCTAGTCGCTCCGAGGCTTTGACTGGGATACACTTTCCCGAGTCGCCCGGAGCAATCGCCTCGGCTCGCGAGAGGCTAGAGTTCGAGGAGCTATTTGGTTTGATCCTAGCTGCTAAGCTAAACAAGGCTGAAAATAGCAAACTAGACGGCTACAAAATTACGTTTAATCAGCTAAAGATTAAACAATTTGTGACGAGTTTACCATTCGATTTAACAGCCGCGCAAAAGAGAGCATTGTGGGACATTTTGCAGAATTTTGAGGCAGGGGTGCCGATGAATCGCCTGCTCCAGGGCGATGTTGGGTCTGGTAAAACTGTCGTGGCTGGTGCGGCAGTATATCAAGCTAGCCTAGCTGGTTTTCAGACAGCATTTATGGCACCGACGGAGATTCTAGCAACTCAACATGCCGAAACTCTCACTACATTATTGTCCCCGCATGGGCTATCGGTTGCCCTGCTGACGGGTTCGGTTAAAGGCAAGGCCAGAACAGAATTGCTAGCTCGGGTTGCCGAAGGCTCAGTCGATATCCTGGTTGGTACGCATGCATTATTCCAGCCGAATGTTATTTTTCATAAACTTGGCTTTGCGGTTATTGACGAACAGCATCGTTTCGGTGTCAAGCAGCGCCAGGAGCTATTGGCAAAAGGTTCCGATCATCATACGATGCCACATCTCCTATCGATGACCGCAACACCGATTCCGCGCTCATTGCAACTGACGCTGTTTGGCGACCTCGATATATCAATCATTAATCAATTGCCAAAAGGTCGCAAACCGATTACGACCGAGATAGTTTCGCCGAATAGTCGGGCTCAAATGAACGATAAGATTCGTGCCGAGCTAGAATCTGGTAGGCAAGCCTATTTCATAGCGCCACTCGTCGAGGATTCGAGTTTGACCGATCAGCAATCAGTCACTAGCTTGGCCAAAAAAGTCATGACGGATTTCAAAGGTTATCGGGTAGAGATCCTGCACGGCAAAATGAACGGTGAATCAAAAGACGCAGTCATGCGACGATTCCTGGCTCATGAAATAGATATCCTTGTCGCTACAACGGTGGTCGAGGTCGGTGTTGACGTGCCTAACTCAACTATCATTGTCATAGAAAATGCCGATCAGTTTGGACTCAGCCAATTGCACCAGCTGCGCGGGCGGGTCGGTCGTGGGCAGTGGCAGTCGCATTGCTATTTGGTGCAGTCAGATAGCAGTGCGCCGACGAGACGGTTGCGAGAGTTAGAGCGTAGCAATGACGGATTTTATTTGTCGGAAATCGATTTGCAGCTACGCGGTGCAGGCGAGATTTACGGCACGGCACAGCATGGTCAATTGAATCTAAAGATCGCCAATCTAGGAGATACGAAAATGATTGCGCGGGCCGCGACGGCAGCCACACGCTTTGCAGCAATGACTGCTAAAAATCCAGATATTCTGCTACAATATGAAGCGTTAGCTCACGAAGTCAATAAATACCAACGGCTAACTACTCTCAATTAATTATGTATTCAGGAACAACCATCAGGCGTGGCAGCGGAAAATTAATGGGTACGCATCAAAAGATTGATCGCGTGGCTCGTCGCCGTTTACAACGTTATATCCCGTCCGGAATCCATTTTCCAAAGTCTCGGGAAATCGTGAATTTTGAAGGTCTCAACGGTCCAGACGGTATCAAGAAGAAATCTCCCGCAAAGGATGAGCCGTGGCATTATATCGATCCAACTGATCCGGATGATCGACAGATTTTGGATCTGATTCAGGGTCACGAAAACAATTTAATTGCGGCGCTCGTGGAAAATAACCGAGAACGTGCGGCGTTCGAGGCAGCGTGGTTAGCGCACGCGATCACCGATGGTTTGACGCCAGCGCATCATTATCCGTACGAGGAAAAACTAGAAGAGCTGCGTGGCGAGGATCTAACGACGCGAACTAGTCTGGCTAAAAAAGTCATTATGCCGGGCAAAAATATGCGCGAAAAACTAGTCAATAACTGGGAGTATTGGAAGCCGAATGGATTATTGACGGCGCATGGATTCTTTGAATTCGGCGTGGCGACTATTGCTGCACCACGTCGTTTTCCGGATGTTGTGTTAACTCGCCATGATCGTCAAAAAGTACGCAAAGTTGGCGGCATAGTACCACTATACCAGCGTTCAGTGAACAAGATTTACAAAATGGGCCTCTACGATGAATTTTTACGTACTAGCTGGACAACCAAACTGGCACGCCGCGTTAAAAATCGTTTAATGCCAGAAATTATCCATGCGGTGTTGTTGTCGTGGTATTACTGCGCGTGGCGAGCCGGACAAGATTTGCGAAAACAGAGCTAAAATTGTACAATAACAGTATGACATTTAGCGAAGAACTAGCTTGGCGTGGCTTCGTAGGTCAGACGACCTACGAGGATCTAAAGCAAATTGATCAACCAGGGATTACTTTTTACCTCGGAGTTGACCCGAGTGCTGATAGTATGCAGATCGGTAATCTAGCCGCAATGATTTTGGCGCTACGGTTCGTCAGAGCTGGCCACAAGGCTATCTTACTGGCTGGCGGTGCAACTGGCATGGCTGGTGGCGATCCGGATGGCAAAGACGAAACGAGGGCTAAACTCTCTCTCGACACTATCGAGCACAACGTGGCGGCCATTGAGAATCAGTTCAAGATTATTTTTGCTGGCGAGGATATCCGGGTCGTCAATAACTACGACTGGTTTAAAAACATTAATTATATCGATTTCCTGCGTGATGTCGGTTGGCATTTTTCAATGACACAGCTACTGGATCGGGATTTTGTGCAGAGTCGTATCGGCGAGGGTGGCAAAGGTATTAATTATGCCGAATTTTCCTATTCTCTGATCCAGGGTTATGACTTTTTGCACCTATATCGCGAACACGGCGCGACGCTACAGCTCTGTGCAGTTGATCAGTTCGGTAACTCGGTCAGCGGTATGCAGATGATTCGAAAATTAGAGGGTGCTCGGGCCGATGTGTTCGGCATGCCGCTCGTTATTAATAAATCAACGGGCAAAAAATTTGGCAAGAGCGAAGGCGGTGCGGTTTGGCTCGCCTCGGAGAGAACGAGCCCATATCAGTTCTATCAGTTCTGGCTCAATGCTGATGATGATGGTGTGATTGATTACATAAAGATCTATACTTTCATGACACCCGAGGAAATTAATACTCTGGCCGAAGAGCATTTTGCCAATCCAAGTGTGCGCATGGCACAAAAGAAATTAGCCTACGAAGTTACCAAACTGGTGCACGGTGTGGAGACAACCGATCGCATCGTCGATATCACAACAACGCTGTTTGGCGGCGGTGATTCTAACATTTATGAGCTGCTAGGCGACACTGATAAGCTCGATATTTTGGCGCATGAAATTCCAGTA is a window from the Candidatus Saccharibacteria bacterium genome containing:
- a CDS encoding tyrosine--tRNA ligase — its product is MTFSEELAWRGFVGQTTYEDLKQIDQPGITFYLGVDPSADSMQIGNLAAMILALRFVRAGHKAILLAGGATGMAGGDPDGKDETRAKLSLDTIEHNVAAIENQFKIIFAGEDIRVVNNYDWFKNINYIDFLRDVGWHFSMTQLLDRDFVQSRIGEGGKGINYAEFSYSLIQGYDFLHLYREHGATLQLCAVDQFGNSVSGMQMIRKLEGARADVFGMPLVINKSTGKKFGKSEGGAVWLASERTSPYQFYQFWLNADDDGVIDYIKIYTFMTPEEINTLAEEHFANPSVRMAQKKLAYEVTKLVHGVETTDRIVDITTTLFGGGDSNIYELLGDTDKLDILAHEIPVVGIDQSIVAVLVSSQVASSNGEALRLIKQGAVSVNGQKIDADQTVRETSLVKKGKNSFILVR
- the recG gene encoding ATP-dependent DNA helicase RecG, whose amino-acid sequence is MNLATKLSAIRGVGPKTAEQLEAAGLVTVDDLLNFLPRRHEDFSEVVSIADLRPGKVTIKVRCESVQTKFVRRGMRVTTAVLTDTTGKVQAVWFNQPYREKQLSGAGEFYVSGEFGLQRGRYQLTAPSVELVKDLPVQTGRVLPVYSQPRGIKTTLFRKILSELRPLIMMLPETLPPEIVTSERLASRSEALTGIHFPESPGAIASARERLEFEELFGLILAAKLNKAENSKLDGYKITFNQLKIKQFVTSLPFDLTAAQKRALWDILQNFEAGVPMNRLLQGDVGSGKTVVAGAAVYQASLAGFQTAFMAPTEILATQHAETLTTLLSPHGLSVALLTGSVKGKARTELLARVAEGSVDILVGTHALFQPNVIFHKLGFAVIDEQHRFGVKQRQELLAKGSDHHTMPHLLSMTATPIPRSLQLTLFGDLDISIINQLPKGRKPITTEIVSPNSRAQMNDKIRAELESGRQAYFIAPLVEDSSLTDQQSVTSLAKKVMTDFKGYRVEILHGKMNGESKDAVMRRFLAHEIDILVATTVVEVGVDVPNSTIIVIENADQFGLSQLHQLRGRVGRGQWQSHCYLVQSDSSAPTRRLRELERSNDGFYLSEIDLQLRGAGEIYGTAQHGQLNLKIANLGDTKMIARAATAATRFAAMTAKNPDILLQYEALAHEVNKYQRLTTLN